In one Polaribacter sp. ALD11 genomic region, the following are encoded:
- the fbaA gene encoding class II fructose-bisphosphate aldolase, with the protein MSHNIKPGVATGKEVQEIFKLAKEKGFALPAVNVVGSNTINAVLETAKDLNAPVIIQFSNGGAQFNAGKGLSNEGEKAAIAGGIAGAKHIHELAVAYGVPVILHTDHAAKKLLPWIDGLLDASEKHFEETGKPLYSSHMIDLSEEPLEENIEICKTYLARMSKMGMTLEIELGITGGEEDGVDNSDVDASKLYTQPEEVAYAYEELLKVSPQFTIAAAFGNVHGVYKPGNVKLTPKILKNSQEYISKKYNVAHNHIDFVFHGGSGSTVEEIREAIGYGVIKMNIDTDLQFAFTEGIRDYMQGKAAYLATQIGNPEGVEQPNKKYYDPRKWLREGEVTFINRLKQAFQDLNNIDTL; encoded by the coding sequence ATGAGTCACAACATAAAACCTGGAGTTGCAACAGGAAAAGAAGTTCAAGAAATTTTTAAACTTGCAAAAGAAAAAGGATTTGCATTACCAGCTGTAAATGTTGTTGGTTCTAACACAATTAATGCTGTTTTAGAAACTGCAAAAGATTTAAATGCGCCGGTTATTATTCAGTTCTCAAACGGTGGGGCTCAATTTAACGCAGGTAAAGGTTTGTCTAATGAAGGTGAGAAAGCAGCAATTGCTGGTGGTATAGCTGGTGCAAAACATATTCATGAATTAGCTGTTGCTTACGGTGTTCCTGTAATATTACACACAGACCACGCAGCAAAAAAATTATTACCTTGGATAGATGGTTTGTTAGATGCTTCTGAAAAGCATTTCGAAGAAACAGGAAAGCCTTTGTACAGTTCTCACATGATAGATTTATCTGAAGAGCCATTAGAAGAAAATATAGAAATCTGTAAAACGTATTTAGCTCGTATGAGTAAAATGGGTATGACTTTAGAGATTGAATTAGGTATTACAGGTGGTGAAGAAGATGGTGTAGATAATTCGGATGTAGATGCATCAAAATTATACACACAACCAGAAGAAGTTGCCTATGCTTACGAAGAGTTATTAAAAGTTTCTCCTCAGTTTACAATTGCTGCAGCATTTGGTAACGTTCATGGTGTTTACAAACCAGGAAATGTAAAATTAACTCCAAAAATTTTAAAGAATTCTCAAGAATATATTTCAAAAAAATATAACGTAGCACACAATCATATCGATTTTGTATTTCACGGGGGGTCTGGCTCTACAGTAGAAGAAATTAGAGAAGCTATTGGTTACGGAGTTATAAAAATGAATATTGATACTGATTTGCAGTTTGCTTTTACAGAAGGAATTAGAGATTACATGCAGGGTAAAGCAGCTTATTTAGCAACTCAAATTGGTAATCCTGAAGGAGTAGAGCAGCCAAATAAAAAGTATTATGACCCGAGAAAATGGTTGCGTGAAGGAGAAGTAACTTTCATAAACCGTTTAAAACAAGCGTTTCAAGACTTAAATAACATAGATACTTTATAA
- a CDS encoding BamA/TamA family outer membrane protein, with translation MKKLSFCFLLILFFAACNSTKHVAENEHMLTQNYIFIDSVRDKSAALEKYILQKPNPKLLGAPIGLYFHNLGNHNKPKTALKWGEKHPKKYKIIKNIFSEKQSIAYANSFIKLNNWFLSYNAPVIISENKVKRTEDNLWSYYKTQGYFESQINSKIIRDSIHKKAVAEYRIIKGKPTLLDTIKLKIESRVLDSIYKDSGMRSLLKSGDQYNDKTFRKEASNVVKLFKNSGIYYFSESALGFYVDSTRTDYKTNVEFLIAKDRFKDDNGVYVKKDYKVHRIKEINVFTDYSHINKNDVYNDSVSYRGINFLAHKKLKYNPKYLAQSIFFSSGDVYKDTLRNLTRNHLKSLNNFKSTNITFTPIKGSENELKMDLFLAPKEKYTLGFETELTHSNIRNIGSSAKFSLTNRNAFRGAELLKFSFLGSYFNAKNGPGWEIGADASLEFPRLIAPFGLSRLVPKRMSPRTLFSLGSSFQKNIGLDRQTFTLLSDYKWQYNNKKTIQLEVFNTQYIQNLNINRFFDIYSSEFTNLNTVAKIYDSANGTSYSPLSTDIEKQASESLSFIKAVASNPGFKASNSDEYNTVLNIQNRYNIVTSDFLIPTLAYTYTYNSQVDFKDNNFSFFKARIANSGNVLGLFSKDYNANGKKTLFKIPLAQYFKTDLEYKRFWNVGSNSVFGVRTLLGAILTYDNSDIPFTRSYFAGGSNDIRAWQTYELGPGSRNSGLEFNVGSFKFLTSAEYRFDLLNSLKGALFVDAGNIWDISGSEFVDEDSKFKDLSSLKDIAIGSGLGVRYDLNFFVLRLDVGFKTYEPYLEGGKWFKNYNFASAVYNVGINYPF, from the coding sequence ATGAAAAAACTTTCTTTTTGCTTTTTACTTATTTTATTTTTTGCCGCTTGTAATTCTACAAAACATGTTGCCGAAAATGAGCACATGCTCACGCAAAATTATATTTTTATAGATAGCGTTAGAGATAAGAGTGCAGCGTTAGAAAAATACATTCTTCAAAAACCAAATCCTAAACTGTTAGGAGCGCCTATAGGGTTGTATTTTCATAATTTAGGAAATCATAATAAGCCAAAAACAGCATTAAAATGGGGCGAAAAGCATCCGAAGAAATATAAAATTATTAAAAATATTTTTTCAGAAAAACAAAGTATCGCCTATGCAAATTCATTTATTAAATTAAATAATTGGTTTTTAAGTTATAATGCTCCTGTAATAATAAGTGAAAATAAAGTAAAAAGAACAGAAGATAATTTATGGTCTTATTACAAAACACAGGGTTATTTCGAATCTCAAATTAATTCTAAAATTATTAGAGATTCTATTCATAAAAAAGCAGTAGCAGAATATCGCATAATAAAAGGTAAACCAACTTTATTAGATACAATTAAACTAAAAATTGAATCGCGTGTTTTAGATTCTATCTATAAAGATTCTGGTATGCGTTCTTTATTAAAAAGTGGAGATCAATATAACGACAAAACTTTTAGAAAGGAAGCCAGCAATGTTGTTAAACTCTTTAAAAATAGTGGTATTTACTATTTTTCTGAATCTGCTTTAGGTTTTTATGTAGATTCCACAAGAACAGATTATAAAACAAATGTAGAGTTTTTAATTGCTAAAGACCGTTTTAAAGATGACAATGGTGTTTATGTAAAGAAAGATTATAAAGTACACAGAATTAAAGAAATTAATGTTTTTACAGATTACTCGCACATTAATAAGAACGATGTATATAATGACTCTGTTTCCTATAGAGGAATAAACTTTCTAGCTCATAAAAAATTAAAGTACAATCCGAAATATTTAGCGCAATCTATCTTTTTTAGTTCTGGAGATGTTTACAAAGACACCTTAAGGAACCTGACAAGAAATCATTTAAAGTCACTTAATAATTTTAAATCAACAAACATTACGTTTACACCAATTAAAGGTTCAGAGAATGAGTTGAAAATGGATTTATTCTTAGCTCCTAAAGAAAAATATACATTAGGTTTTGAAACAGAATTAACACACTCTAATATTAGAAATATAGGTTCTTCAGCTAAATTTTCTCTTACGAATAGAAATGCATTTAGAGGAGCGGAATTATTAAAGTTTTCTTTTTTAGGGTCTTATTTTAATGCAAAGAATGGTCCTGGTTGGGAAATTGGTGCAGATGCTTCTTTAGAGTTTCCAAGGCTTATCGCTCCATTTGGCTTAAGTAGATTAGTACCAAAAAGAATGTCGCCAAGAACGCTCTTTTCTTTGGGTTCTAGTTTTCAAAAAAATATTGGTTTAGATAGACAAACGTTTACACTTTTATCAGACTATAAATGGCAATATAATAACAAAAAAACCATTCAATTAGAGGTTTTTAATACACAATATATTCAGAATTTGAATATAAACAGGTTTTTTGATATTTATAGTTCTGAGTTTACCAATCTAAACACGGTCGCAAAAATTTATGATAGTGCAAATGGTACCTCATATTCCCCTTTATCAACAGATATAGAAAAACAGGCTTCAGAATCTTTAAGTTTTATAAAGGCAGTTGCTAGTAATCCTGGTTTTAAAGCATCTAATTCAGACGAATATAACACCGTTTTAAATATTCAGAATAGATACAATATTGTTACTTCAGATTTCCTAATTCCTACGTTGGCCTATACTTATACCTATAATAGTCAGGTAGATTTTAAAGACAATAATTTCTCTTTTTTTAAAGCAAGAATTGCTAATTCTGGAAATGTTTTAGGGTTGTTTTCTAAAGACTATAATGCGAATGGGAAGAAAACTCTTTTTAAAATTCCGTTAGCTCAATATTTTAAAACAGATTTAGAATACAAACGTTTTTGGAATGTTGGCTCAAATTCAGTTTTCGGAGTTAGAACTTTATTGGGAGCAATTTTAACGTATGACAATTCAGATATTCCTTTTACAAGAAGTTATTTTGCTGGTGGTTCGAATGATATTAGAGCGTGGCAAACGTATGAATTAGGTCCTGGAAGCAGAAATAGTGGTTTAGAATTTAATGTTGGTAGTTTTAAATTTTTAACAAGTGCAGAATATCGGTTTGACTTATTAAATAGCTTAAAAGGAGCTTTGTTTGTAGATGCTGGTAATATTTGGGACATTTCTGGTTCTGAATTTGTAGATGAAGATTCGAAATTTAAAGACTTATCATCATTAAAAGACATTGCTATTGGTTCTGGATTAGGGGTAAGGTACGATTTAAATTTTTTTGTATTAAGACTTGATGTTGGTTTTAAAACCTATGAACCGTACTTAGAAGGAGGTAAATGGTTTAAAAACTACAATTTTGCAAGTGCGGTATATAATGTAGGAATCAATTATCCTTTCTAA
- a CDS encoding RNA methyltransferase has product MSISKNQLKLITSLSQKKYRQKHNLFVAEGIKVINELLHSTFEVETLFCTDDFETIISKDKVTRISETELKKISTLKSPNKVLGIFKIPEEKQLQDAGLIIVLDAINDPGNLGTIIRLCDWFGVSQLICSKDTVDCYNQKVVQASMGSLTRISIHYTDLKDYLSQSNLSTFIADMDGANVYKTDLPKEGILIMGNEANGVSEEIKKIIQHKISIPRFGETQETESLNVATATAILLSEFKRDA; this is encoded by the coding sequence ATGAGCATCTCAAAAAATCAACTAAAGTTAATAACAAGTTTATCGCAAAAAAAGTATAGACAAAAGCATAATTTATTTGTTGCTGAAGGAATAAAAGTGATAAATGAATTGCTACATTCAACTTTTGAAGTTGAAACACTTTTTTGTACAGATGATTTTGAAACTATTATTTCTAAAGATAAAGTTACACGAATTTCTGAAACTGAACTAAAGAAAATTAGCACTTTAAAATCTCCCAACAAAGTTTTAGGAATTTTTAAAATACCTGAAGAAAAACAACTTCAAGATGCTGGTTTAATTATTGTCTTAGACGCAATTAACGACCCTGGAAATTTAGGAACCATTATTCGGTTATGTGATTGGTTTGGCGTATCTCAACTAATTTGCTCTAAAGATACAGTAGATTGTTACAACCAGAAAGTTGTACAAGCTTCTATGGGCTCTTTAACTCGAATTTCAATTCACTATACTGATTTGAAGGACTATTTATCGCAAAGTAATTTATCTACCTTTATTGCAGACATGGATGGTGCAAATGTATATAAAACCGATTTACCAAAGGAAGGGATTCTAATTATGGGAAATGAAGCAAATGGAGTTTCCGAAGAAATTAAAAAAATAATTCAGCATAAAATATCGATTCCTAGATTTGGGGAAACGCAAGAAACGGAAAGCTTAAATGTTGCTACTGCAACTGCTATTTTATTGAGTGAATTTAAAAGAGATGCTTAG
- a CDS encoding porin family protein — protein MSKRILIFGFFLWSSIAFFAQRERVEYLPTFDRKLLHYGFYLGLNQNDFKLNFTDKQIPIPGSPGMFYAKPNVTVEATTGFNVGLIADLRLHKNLNLRLEPGLVSNSKRIIFNHLKNSTNQDSIREVGSTYLHVPLVFKFSTDRYKNIRPYLLGGISYDYNFSSNEGNQEDNSASQFRMKTHNFMYEVGVGVDFYLYYFKFSPSIRGVFAMNNEIKYDDDPNSRWTAPVNFMGTRGVFLNFAFE, from the coding sequence ATGAGTAAAAGAATCTTAATTTTTGGTTTTTTCCTATGGTCTTCAATCGCTTTTTTTGCACAAAGAGAACGTGTAGAATATTTACCAACGTTTGATAGGAAACTGTTGCATTATGGTTTTTATTTAGGATTAAATCAGAATGATTTTAAATTAAATTTTACAGATAAACAAATACCTATTCCCGGTTCGCCAGGGATGTTTTACGCTAAACCTAATGTTACCGTAGAAGCAACAACAGGTTTTAATGTAGGTCTAATAGCAGATTTACGATTGCATAAAAATTTAAATTTACGTTTAGAACCAGGTTTAGTTAGTAATTCTAAAAGAATAATATTTAATCATTTAAAGAATAGCACTAATCAAGACAGTATTAGAGAAGTTGGGTCTACGTATTTGCATGTTCCTTTGGTGTTTAAATTTAGTACAGACAGGTATAAAAATATTCGTCCGTATTTATTAGGAGGAATATCCTACGATTACAATTTTTCTAGTAATGAGGGTAATCAAGAAGATAATTCTGCCAGTCAATTTAGAATGAAAACCCACAACTTTATGTATGAAGTTGGTGTTGGTGTAGATTTCTATTTGTATTATTTTAAGTTTTCTCCATCGATTCGCGGAGTTTTTGCCATGAATAATGAGATTAAATACGACGATGATCCAAATAGTAGATGGACAGCACCTGTAAACTTTATGGGAACTCGTGGTGTTTTCTTGAATTTTGCTTTTGAGTAA
- the ubiE gene encoding bifunctional demethylmenaquinone methyltransferase/2-methoxy-6-polyprenyl-1,4-benzoquinol methylase UbiE, whose amino-acid sequence MSAEKINPYKDSNLGKKEQVAEMFDNISGNYDGLNRVISLGIDMKWRKKVVEIIGKNNPKQILDIATGTGDLALMMAALKPDRIVGLDISAGMLDVGKQKIAKANLSDKIEMIVGDSEDMPFEDDTFDAITVSFGVRNFANLDKGIKEIARVLKPTGVLVILETSNPVKFPFKQGYKLYTNLFLPIVGKLFSKDKVAYSYLSESANSFPFGEAFNNILQKNGFTNTEHKPVTFGVATIYTARK is encoded by the coding sequence ATGTCAGCAGAAAAAATAAATCCATATAAAGATTCTAATTTAGGTAAGAAAGAACAAGTAGCAGAGATGTTCGATAACATTTCTGGGAATTATGACGGATTAAACCGTGTAATTTCTTTAGGAATCGATATGAAATGGCGTAAAAAAGTAGTTGAAATTATAGGAAAGAATAATCCGAAGCAAATTTTAGATATAGCAACAGGAACAGGGGATTTAGCTTTAATGATGGCTGCTTTAAAACCAGATAGAATTGTAGGTTTAGATATTTCTGCAGGAATGTTAGACGTTGGAAAACAGAAAATTGCCAAAGCAAATCTTTCTGATAAAATAGAAATGATTGTTGGCGATTCTGAAGATATGCCTTTCGAAGATGATACTTTTGATGCAATTACAGTGTCTTTCGGTGTGCGTAACTTTGCTAATTTAGATAAAGGAATTAAAGAAATTGCCAGAGTTTTAAAACCAACAGGAGTTTTGGTTATTTTAGAAACCTCTAACCCCGTGAAATTCCCTTTTAAACAAGGGTATAAATTATACACAAATTTATTTTTACCAATTGTAGGTAAATTATTTTCTAAAGACAAAGTTGCTTATTCATATTTATCTGAATCTGCAAATTCTTTTCCTTTCGGAGAAGCGTTCAACAATATTTTACAAAAAAATGGGTTTACCAATACAGAACACAAACCTGTAACTTTTGGAGTTGCAACAATTTATACTGCACGTAAATAA
- a CDS encoding NifU family protein, with amino-acid sequence MSDTKITIQETTNNTIIKYNSNTILINGGSYEFNNIDEAKNSPLAQELFYLPFVKKVFITANFIAIQRFDILEWIDVQEEVKEQIEAYLNDGNVVVNEQKTSKKEAIEVYAEVTPNPAVMKFGTNKALTQTDVEFKNIDEANASSPLAQAIFNFPFVKEVFISDNYISITKYDMVEWGDVYGEVRTFIREYLADGKTIIKELPKEETAAADNEMETPVVALEGIAAQIVDILDEYIKPAVAGDGGNIAFRSYDEENKVVSVILQGACSGCPSSTATLKNGIENLLKEMLPNQINEVVAING; translated from the coding sequence ATGTCAGATACTAAAATTACCATACAAGAAACTACAAATAATACCATTATTAAATATAATAGTAACACTATTTTAATTAATGGAGGTAGTTATGAGTTTAACAATATAGATGAAGCTAAAAACTCTCCTTTAGCGCAAGAATTATTTTATTTACCATTTGTAAAAAAGGTATTTATTACTGCAAACTTTATAGCGATTCAGCGTTTTGATATTCTAGAATGGATCGACGTTCAGGAAGAAGTAAAAGAGCAGATAGAAGCGTATTTAAATGATGGAAATGTTGTTGTAAACGAACAAAAAACATCAAAAAAAGAAGCTATTGAAGTGTATGCAGAAGTAACACCAAACCCAGCAGTAATGAAGTTTGGCACAAACAAAGCATTAACACAAACAGATGTTGAGTTTAAAAATATAGATGAAGCAAACGCATCATCGCCTTTAGCACAAGCAATCTTTAATTTTCCATTTGTAAAAGAAGTTTTTATTTCTGATAATTACATTTCGATTACCAAATACGATATGGTAGAATGGGGAGATGTGTACGGAGAAGTTAGAACTTTTATTAGAGAGTATTTAGCAGATGGTAAAACAATTATAAAAGAACTACCAAAAGAAGAAACTGCTGCCGCAGACAATGAAATGGAAACACCAGTAGTAGCTTTAGAAGGAATTGCTGCTCAGATTGTAGATATTTTAGATGAATACATTAAACCTGCAGTTGCTGGAGATGGTGGTAATATTGCTTTTCGTTCTTATGACGAAGAGAATAAGGTAGTTAGTGTAATTTTACAAGGTGCATGTAGTGGTTGCCCTTCTTCTACAGCAACTTTAAAAAATGGAATAGAGAATTTATTAAAAGAAATGCTTCCAAATCAGATTAATGAGGTGGTTGCAATAAATGGGTAA
- a CDS encoding OmpP1/FadL family transporter, with the protein MKKYVTLAVLFAVTLTSYSQSLGYQDLALLFSQDDANGTARFTSMSGAFGALGGDVSVMNINPAGLAVYNNSSFAGSLSSRNTEIMSNYYGTSRNNQDNFFNLSQAGAVLVFDSAYKSDWNKFAIGFNYRIKKDFTNSFDVRGNSGIATFRDFPLDNNTPTKSYDIAEEQRFFNNYAGEISEMNIAFSSVHKDKLYLGVGFNFYDLSFTQRSSLIELNKDSDGNTLDANLYQENFTSGAGVSINLGFIYKAHQNFRLGLSYQTPTWFTELLEESNIVDNDGFKGDTEIKVSNNTTIYNNTSNGNFPSQSFIYRFKTPSKLTLSTAFIFGKNGLLSIDYINKNYKNMKLSNADFSNENNFFQDELRNTHSLNIGSEWRFDRFSIRGGYKFEQSPDKLALDSDNLEGYSIGGGYDFGNFKLDFGYSDNNKTAPYNFYPGFNVNSANLTIDNKVFTATATINL; encoded by the coding sequence ATGAAAAAATATGTAACATTAGCGGTATTGTTCGCAGTAACACTAACATCCTATTCTCAATCTTTAGGATACCAAGATTTAGCATTGTTGTTTTCTCAAGATGATGCTAACGGAACTGCCAGATTTACCTCTATGAGTGGTGCGTTTGGTGCTCTAGGTGGAGATGTTTCTGTAATGAATATAAACCCCGCAGGTTTAGCAGTGTATAATAATAGTTCTTTTGCGGGTTCTCTTAGTTCTAGAAACACAGAGATAATGTCTAATTATTATGGTACCTCTAGAAACAATCAAGATAATTTTTTTAATTTATCTCAAGCAGGTGCTGTTCTAGTTTTTGACAGCGCTTATAAATCTGATTGGAATAAATTTGCCATCGGTTTTAATTATAGAATAAAGAAAGATTTTACAAATAGTTTCGATGTTAGAGGAAATAGCGGAATTGCAACGTTTAGAGATTTTCCTTTAGATAATAATACACCAACTAAAAGCTATGACATCGCAGAAGAACAACGTTTTTTTAACAACTATGCGGGAGAAATAAGTGAAATGAATATTGCGTTCTCTTCAGTTCATAAAGACAAATTATATTTAGGTGTTGGTTTCAATTTTTACGATTTAAGTTTTACACAGCGTTCAAGTTTAATAGAATTGAATAAGGACTCAGATGGAAACACATTAGATGCAAACCTGTATCAAGAAAACTTTACATCTGGGGCAGGTGTTTCTATAAACCTAGGTTTTATTTATAAAGCTCATCAAAATTTTAGACTTGGGCTGTCTTACCAAACACCAACTTGGTTTACAGAATTATTAGAGGAATCTAATATTGTAGATAATGACGGCTTTAAAGGAGATACTGAGATTAAAGTTAGTAACAATACAACTATTTATAATAATACGTCTAATGGAAATTTTCCATCGCAAAGCTTTATATATAGATTTAAAACACCAAGTAAATTAACATTAAGTACCGCCTTTATTTTTGGTAAAAATGGTTTGTTGAGTATTGATTATATCAACAAAAATTATAAAAACATGAAATTATCTAACGCAGATTTTTCAAATGAAAACAATTTTTTTCAAGATGAATTAAGAAACACACATTCGTTAAATATAGGTTCAGAATGGCGTTTCGATCGATTTAGCATAAGAGGTGGTTATAAGTTTGAACAAAGTCCGGATAAGTTAGCATTAGATTCAGATAATTTAGAAGGCTATTCTATTGGTGGAGGTTATGATTTTGGAAACTTTAAGTTAGATTTTGGGTACAGTGATAATAATAAAACGGCACCTTATAATTTTTATCCTGGTTTTAATGTAAACTCAGCGAATTTAACAATAGACAATAAAGTTTTTACAGCTACAGCGACCATAAATTTGTAG
- the proS gene encoding proline--tRNA ligase, with product MSKHLTKRADDYSKWYNELVVKADLAENSAVRGCMVIKPYGFAIWEKMQAELDRMFKETGHENAYFPLFVPKSLFEAEEKNAEGFAKECAVVTHYRLQNDPDNPGKLRVDPDAKLEEELVVRPTSEAIIWSTYKGWIQSYRDLPLLINQWANVVRWEMRTRLFLRTAEFLWQEGHTAHATKAEAITEAKQMQDVYSVFAEEFMAMPVVKGSKSDSERFAGAEDTLTIEALMQDGKALQAGTSHFLGQNFAKAFDVKFTSKEGKQEYVWATSWGVSTRLIGGLIMTHSDDSGLVLPPKLAPIQVVIVPIYKGEEQLEAISEKVAVFVKELRKRGVSVKFDDRDTYRPGAKFAEYELKGVPVRIAIGKRDLENGTVEVARRDTFEKQTVAQTDVVDFVSNLLEEIQENLFKKAIDFRSEHTTSVDNFEDFKATIKNKGGFVSAHWDGTEETEDKIKEITKATIRCIPNDAKEEIGTCVFSGKPSYKRVLFAKAY from the coding sequence ATGAGTAAACATTTAACAAAAAGAGCAGACGATTATTCTAAATGGTATAACGAGTTAGTTGTTAAAGCAGATTTAGCAGAAAACTCTGCCGTAAGAGGTTGTATGGTTATAAAACCATACGGTTTTGCTATTTGGGAAAAAATGCAAGCAGAATTAGATAGAATGTTTAAAGAAACAGGACATGAGAATGCCTATTTCCCGCTGTTTGTTCCTAAAAGTTTATTTGAAGCTGAAGAAAAAAATGCAGAAGGTTTTGCTAAAGAATGTGCAGTAGTTACGCATTATAGACTACAAAACGACCCTGATAATCCCGGGAAATTAAGAGTAGATCCTGATGCTAAATTAGAGGAGGAATTAGTAGTTCGTCCTACTTCGGAAGCAATTATTTGGAGCACCTATAAAGGTTGGATTCAATCTTACAGAGATTTACCGTTACTAATAAACCAATGGGCAAATGTTGTACGTTGGGAAATGCGAACACGTTTATTTCTAAGAACTGCAGAGTTTTTATGGCAAGAAGGCCATACAGCACATGCAACAAAAGCAGAAGCTATAACAGAAGCAAAACAAATGCAAGATGTGTATTCTGTTTTTGCTGAAGAATTCATGGCAATGCCTGTTGTAAAAGGATCTAAATCTGATAGCGAACGTTTTGCTGGTGCAGAAGACACCTTAACTATTGAAGCTCTAATGCAAGATGGAAAAGCTCTACAAGCTGGTACAAGTCATTTTTTAGGTCAGAATTTTGCAAAAGCATTTGATGTTAAATTTACTTCTAAAGAAGGAAAACAAGAATATGTTTGGGCAACCTCTTGGGGAGTTTCTACACGTTTGATTGGTGGCTTGATAATGACACACTCAGATGATAGTGGTTTAGTTCTTCCTCCTAAACTAGCACCCATTCAAGTTGTAATTGTGCCGATATATAAAGGTGAAGAGCAATTGGAAGCTATTTCAGAGAAAGTAGCTGTATTTGTAAAAGAATTGCGTAAAAGAGGCGTTTCTGTAAAATTTGATGACAGAGACACCTATAGACCAGGAGCAAAATTTGCTGAATATGAATTAAAAGGGGTTCCTGTAAGAATTGCTATTGGAAAGAGAGATTTAGAAAATGGTACTGTAGAAGTCGCAAGAAGAGATACTTTTGAAAAACAAACTGTTGCTCAAACCGACGTTGTAGATTTTGTAAGTAACCTTTTAGAAGAAATTCAAGAGAATTTATTTAAGAAAGCAATAGACTTTAGAAGTGAACACACAACTTCAGTCGATAATTTTGAAGATTTTAAAGCTACAATAAAAAATAAGGGTGGTTTTGTTTCTGCTCACTGGGACGGAACAGAGGAAACGGAAGATAAGATCAAAGAAATAACCAAAGCTACCATTAGATGCATTCCTAATGACGCTAAAGAAGAAATTGGGACGTGTGTTTTTAGTGGAAAACCGTCTTATAAAAGGGTGCTTTTTGCAAAAGCATATTAA
- the rpsT gene encoding 30S ribosomal protein S20, with product MANHKSALKRIRSNEAKRLRNKYQHKTTRNAVRDLRTFEDKKEAEGKLNTVLSMLDKLAKNNIIHKNKAANLKSKLTKHVAAL from the coding sequence ATGGCAAATCACAAGTCAGCATTAAAGAGAATTAGAAGTAACGAAGCTAAAAGATTACGTAACAAATACCAGCACAAGACAACAAGGAATGCTGTAAGAGATTTACGTACATTTGAAGACAAGAAAGAAGCAGAAGGTAAATTAAATACTGTGCTATCTATGTTAGATAAACTAGCTAAGAACAACATTATTCATAAGAATAAAGCTGCTAACTTAAAATCTAAATTAACAAAGCACGTAGCTGCATTGTAA